The segment CACCTTCCGGGTGCGCGGCGACACCATCGAGATCTTCCCGGTCTACGAGGAGCTCGCCGTCCGCATCGAGATGTTCGGCGACGAGATCGAGGCCCTGTCCACGCTGCACCCGCTCACCGGCGAGATCATCAGCGACGACGAGCAGCTGTACATCTTCCCGGCGACCCACTACGTGGCCGGACCGGAGCGCCTGGAGCGCGCCGCCAACGACATCGAGAAGGAACTCGGCGAGCGGCTGGCCGAACTGGAGAAGCAGGGCAAGCTCCTGGAGGCCCAGCGCCTGCGCATGCGGACCACGTACGACCTGGAGATGCTCCGCCAGATCGGCTCCTGCTCCGGCGTCGAGAACTACTCGATGCACTTCGACGGGCGCCTGCCCGGCTCCCCGCCGAACACCCTGCTCGACTACTTCCCCGACGACTTCCTGCTGGTGATCGACGAGTCCCACGTCACCGTCCCGCAGATCGGTGCCATGTACGAGGGCGACGCCTCCCGCAAGCGCACCCTCGTCGACCACGGTTTCCGGCTGCCCTCGGCGCTCGACAACCGGCCGCTGAAGTGGGAGGAGTTCCAGGAGCGCATCGGCCAGACCGTCTACCTGTCGGCGACCCCCGGCAAGTACGAGCTCTCGCGCGGCGACGGCGTCGTCGAGCAGATCATCCGTCCCACCGGCCTGATCGACCCGGAGGTCGTCGTCAAGCCCACCGAGGGCCAGATCGACGACCTGGTGCACGAGATCCGCACGCGCGTGGAGAAGGACGAGCGCGTCCTGGTCACCACCCTCACCAAGAAGATGGCCGAGGACCTCACGGACTACTTCCTGGAGCTCGGCATCCAGGTGCGCTACCTGCACAGCGACGTGGACACGCTGCGCCGTATCGAGCTGCTGCGCGAGCTGCGCGCCGGCGAGTTCGACGTCCTGGTCGGCATCAACCTCCTGCGCGAGGGCCTCGACCTGCCCGAGGTCTCCCTCGTGGCGATCCTCGACGCCGACAAGGAGGGCTTCCTGCGCTCCGGCACCTCGCTGATCCAGACCATCGGCCGCGCGGCGCGCAACGTCTCCGGCCAGGTCCACATGTACGCCGACAAGATCACCCCGGGCATGGAGCGGGCGATCGACGAGACCAACCGCCGCCGGGAGAAGCAGGTCGCCTACAACACGGCCCACGGCATCGACCCGCAGCCGCTCCGCAAGAAGATCAACGACATCGTCGCGCAGATCGCCCGCGAGGAGGTCGACACCGAGCAGCTGCTCGGCACCGGCTACCGCGCGAAGAAGGACGGACGGGGGACCAAGGCCCCCGTGCCCTCCCTGGGCGACAAGGCGGCCAAGGGCGCCAAGACCAAGGCGGCCAGGGGCAAGACCGGGGAGACGGTGCCCACGGACCGTCCCGCGGCCGAACTCGCCGAGCAGATCGAGGAGATGACGGAGCGCATGCGGGCCGCCGCCGCGGACCTGCAGTTCGAGGTCGCCGCCCGGATCCGCGACGAGGTCTCGGAGATGAAGAAGGAACTGCGGCAGATGAGGGAGGCGGGTCTGGCCTGACGGACCCGTGCGGCCGATGTGCCCGGCCCCGCACGTGCTGTGTTGCAAGACCGACACAAAGTGCGGGCCTGGGTACGGCACTGTCAGTGCCTTTGCGTAGGGTTTCCGTCAACCGCGGGCTCGCGGCAACAGGGGACAGTCGAAGAGGGGAATCAGCGCGTGACCGTCAATATGACCAAGGGTCAGGCCATCAGTCTGCAGAAGAACGACGGGGGCAGCCTGACCGCGGTGCGCATGGGTCTCGGCTGGCAGGCGGCCCCGCGGCGCGGCCTGTTCGGCTCCCGGACCCGCGAGATCGACCTCGACGCCTCCGCCGTCCTGTTCGCCGACAAGCAGCCGGTGGACGTCGTCTTCTTCCGTCACCTGGTGAGCGACGACGGCTCCGTCCGGCACACCGGTGACAACCTCGTCGGTGGTGTCGGCCAGGGCGGCGACGACGAGGCGATCCTCGTCGACCTCGCGCGCGTGCCGGTCCACATCGACCAGATCGTCTTCACCGTGAACTCCTTCACCGGCCAGACCTTCCAGGAGGTGCAGAACGCGTTCTGCCGCCTGGTCGACGAGACCAACGGCCAGGAGCTCGCGCGCTACACCCTGGCGGGCGGCGGCGCCTACACGGCCCAGATCATGGCGAAGGTGCACCGCGTCGGCGGGGGCTGGAACATGACGGCCCTCGGCACGCCGGCCAACGGCCGTACCTTCCAGGACCTGATGCCCGCGATCCTGCCCGCGCTGTAGGGCGCAGAGCGGCACACCACAACACCGGACGCGACGCAGGGGGACGACAGGCGATGACGGCCGAGCTGGTGCGGGGACAGAACCACCCGCTCTCCCAGGTCCGCCTCGAGATCCGGGTCTCGGCCGGCAGGCCGGTCACGGCGGCCGCCACGCTCGGCGACGAGAGCGGCCGGGTCCCCGGTGTGGAGTGGGTCGCCCATCCGGGCGTGCCCACCCTGCCGGGCCTGGAGGTCTCCCGGCAGGCGGCCGCCGACCACCGTCTGGCGGTGGACCTGGACGCCGTGTCGGCGTCCGTGCACCGGGTCAGCGTCCTGCTCGCCCTGCCCACGGGCGTCGGCGGGCCGGCCTCGTTCGGCTCGGTCGCGGCCCCCTTCGTCGCGGTCACCGGCCTCGACGGCACCGAGGTCGCCACGTACACGATCACCGGTCTGGACGCGGAGTCGGCCGTCGTCGCGCTGGAGCTGTACCGTCGCCAGGGCGCCTGGAAGGTGCGCGCCGTCGGCCAGGGCTATGCGGGCGGCCTCGCCGAACTCCTCGCCGACCAGGGCCTGTCGCAGGCGCACCAGCTCGCGGCGGGCATCAACGACGCCGTGGTGCAGGGGCTGGCCCGTTCGGTGCCGGCCCCGCCGCCGCGCACCGCCGACGGCGACCGCTCCCGGCAGGCGGCCGCGTCCACCCTCGGCCCCGACCAGGGCGCCTCGCCGTACAGCACGCAGAACCCTCAGGGCGCGGGCCCCTACGGCCCGGCCCAGAACCCGCAGGGCACCCAGGGCGCGGGCTACCCGGCCGGCGCCGCCCCGGCGGACCCCGCCCCCCAGCCCACTTCCCCCGGCACCCCGTCGGCGCCGACGCCGCCGGGTGCGGGCGGCCCGATCGACTACAGCCACCCGCGCCGCGGCACCGGCGCACCGCCGCCCCCTCCGCCCACCGCGCCCCCGGCCCGGCCCGGGCAGCCCGCCACGCCCGTCGCGGGTGACGCGACCGGCTGGTCCATGGAGGAACGCCTCTACAACCAGGTCTGGGGCATGTTCGAGGACCTGGCCCGCACCACGGCCGCGTACCGCAGCGCCGTCGACTTCGCCGAGACGCGCATGGAGAAGGAGCTGGACCAGGTCCTGTCCGACCCGCGCAGCAGGATGGGCGGTCAGGGGGACGCCGCCCGCGAGGCGGCCCAGGCCAGACACCTCCAGCTCGTCGACCAGGCCAGGGAGGCGCTGGACCGGGACCTCGTCCAGCTCGGCGCCGAGGCCGACGTGGTGGAACCGGCGCTGCCCGCGGCGTACGCGCGCTGGGACAATCCCGTCTGGCACGCCTATCGCGTCCCGATGGAGATGCCCATGGCGGTGCGGCTGGGCGACCTGCGTCTTCCCGAGAGCGACCCGCTCAGCATCCCGATGCTGGTCAGGCTTCCGCTGGAACGCGGCCTGTGGATCGACAGCGGGCGGGTGGGCTCGTCCGAGGGGGCGTTCGCCGACTCCCACGACCTGCGGCGGCTCGCGATGGAGTCGGCCGTGGCGCACATGGCCCGGCTGCTCGCGGTGCACCCGGCCGACGAGTTCACCGTGCACGTCATCGACCCGGCCGGATCCGGTGCCCGCCAGCTCGAACCGCTGGTGCGCAGCGGGGTGCTCGCGGCGCCGCCCGCGGCCGGCGCGGCAGGGGTCGCGCAGGTCCTGGGGCGGCTCACCGAGCGCGTCGACCTGGTGCAGATGGCGGTGCGCGGCGGGATGACCGACTCGCTGCCGCCGGGCTTCGACACGGCGCACCAGCTGCTGGTGGTCAACGACTTCCCGCACGGTTTCGACGACCGTGCCGTGAACCAGCTGCGCTACCTCGCGGACGAGGGCCCCGGTGTGGGCGTGCACCTGATGATGGTCGCCGACCGGGAGGACGCCGGCGGTTACGGTCCGTTGCTGGATCCGCTGTGGCGCGGGCTGCTGCGGCTGACGCCGGTGCCCGACGACCACCTCGCCGATCCGTGGGTGGGCCACGCCTGGACGTACGAGCCGAGCCTCGTGC is part of the Streptomyces asoensis genome and harbors:
- a CDS encoding TerD family protein, giving the protein MTVNMTKGQAISLQKNDGGSLTAVRMGLGWQAAPRRGLFGSRTREIDLDASAVLFADKQPVDVVFFRHLVSDDGSVRHTGDNLVGGVGQGGDDEAILVDLARVPVHIDQIVFTVNSFTGQTFQEVQNAFCRLVDETNGQELARYTLAGGGAYTAQIMAKVHRVGGGWNMTALGTPANGRTFQDLMPAILPAL
- the uvrB gene encoding excinuclease ABC subunit UvrB gives rise to the protein MRPVSHIERTVAPFEVVSPYQPSGDQPAAIAELAKRVEAGEKDVVLLGATGTGKSATTAWMIEKLQRPTLVMAPNKTLAAQLANEFRELLPNNAVEYFVSYYDYYQPEAYVPQSDTYIEKDSSINEEVERLRHSATNSLLTRRDVVVVASVSCIYGLGTPQEYVDRMVPLRVGDELDRDELLRRFVDIQYTRNDLAFTRGTFRVRGDTIEIFPVYEELAVRIEMFGDEIEALSTLHPLTGEIISDDEQLYIFPATHYVAGPERLERAANDIEKELGERLAELEKQGKLLEAQRLRMRTTYDLEMLRQIGSCSGVENYSMHFDGRLPGSPPNTLLDYFPDDFLLVIDESHVTVPQIGAMYEGDASRKRTLVDHGFRLPSALDNRPLKWEEFQERIGQTVYLSATPGKYELSRGDGVVEQIIRPTGLIDPEVVVKPTEGQIDDLVHEIRTRVEKDERVLVTTLTKKMAEDLTDYFLELGIQVRYLHSDVDTLRRIELLRELRAGEFDVLVGINLLREGLDLPEVSLVAILDADKEGFLRSGTSLIQTIGRAARNVSGQVHMYADKITPGMERAIDETNRRREKQVAYNTAHGIDPQPLRKKINDIVAQIAREEVDTEQLLGTGYRAKKDGRGTKAPVPSLGDKAAKGAKTKAARGKTGETVPTDRPAAELAEQIEEMTERMRAAAADLQFEVAARIRDEVSEMKKELRQMREAGLA
- a CDS encoding TerD family protein; this encodes MTAELVRGQNHPLSQVRLEIRVSAGRPVTAAATLGDESGRVPGVEWVAHPGVPTLPGLEVSRQAAADHRLAVDLDAVSASVHRVSVLLALPTGVGGPASFGSVAAPFVAVTGLDGTEVATYTITGLDAESAVVALELYRRQGAWKVRAVGQGYAGGLAELLADQGLSQAHQLAAGINDAVVQGLARSVPAPPPRTADGDRSRQAAASTLGPDQGASPYSTQNPQGAGPYGPAQNPQGTQGAGYPAGAAPADPAPQPTSPGTPSAPTPPGAGGPIDYSHPRRGTGAPPPPPPTAPPARPGQPATPVAGDATGWSMEERLYNQVWGMFEDLARTTAAYRSAVDFAETRMEKELDQVLSDPRSRMGGQGDAAREAAQARHLQLVDQAREALDRDLVQLGAEADVVEPALPAAYARWDNPVWHAYRVPMEMPMAVRLGDLRLPESDPLSIPMLVRLPLERGLWIDSGRVGSSEGAFADSHDLRRLAMESAVAHMARLLAVHPADEFTVHVIDPAGSGARQLEPLVRSGVLAAPPAAGAAGVAQVLGRLTERVDLVQMAVRGGMTDSLPPGFDTAHQLLVVNDFPHGFDDRAVNQLRYLADEGPGVGVHLMMVADREDAGGYGPLLDPLWRGLLRLTPVPDDHLADPWVGHAWTYEPSLVPPGSQVLQQVLTQVAQARAKY